The Geoalkalibacter subterraneus genome contains the following window.
CTGCGGCTGCCGATGAGGTGCGCTTTGTCAGCGTCAGCTGGACCGGCGTCACCGTCAAGACCGAGATCGGCGTGCGTATCATGCAGGCGCTGGGCTACGAATCCTCCAACACCATGGTGTCGGTTCCGATTGCCTACAAGGCCATGGAGATGAACGACGCCGATATCTTTCTCGGTAACTGGATGCCGTCCATGGCCACGGTCGCCAACAAGTTTTTCGAACGCGGCACGGTGGTCAAATATGTCGCCAATATGCCGGGTGCCAAATACACCCTGGCGGCGCCGTCCTATGTGGTCGACGGCGGACTGAAGGACTTCTCCGACATCGCCCGCTATGCCGACAAGCTTAATCACAAGATTTACGGTATTGAGGAAGGCAACGACGGCAACAAGGTGATCGAAGAAATGATCGAACAGGATATGTTCGACCTCGGCGACTTCGAGCTGATCCCTTCCAGCGAAGCGGGGATGCTGGCTCAGGTGAAGGCCTTTACCCAGCAGGATAAATGGGTCGTCTTTCTGGGGTGGGCGCCGCATTACATGAATGAAATCATCGACATGAAATACCTCACCGGCAGCACCGCGGAAACCTTCGGCGACAATGACGGCACCGCGACCGTCTATACCAATATCCGCAAAGGGTTCGACAAGGAAACCCCCAACGTTGCCAATTTCCTGCAGCAGTTCATCTTTCCGATCCCGATGATGAACGAGATCATGGCCACGCTGCATGAAAACGATGGTCTCAAGCCCTATCAGGCCGGCATGCACTGGGTCGCCCAGCATCCCGAAATCTATCGCGGCTGGCTTGAAGGGATAAAAACACTGGACGGCGAACCGGCGCTGCCCGCTTTCGAGCGCTATCTCGAAGAAGAGGGCCCGTTCGCAGAGCTGTAAGATCACAGAATAGGGGACCGGCTCTTAATCCCCAGGTTTTGAATTGTCTTTGAATTTTTTTTTGAAAGCAGCAGGAGAATTGTGATGCTTAACAACGTAATGCGTTCTTTGATGATCTTTTTCACGGCCCTGACCGTTTTTCTCACACCCGCCCTTGCGATGGCCGATATCAATCTGTATGAGCGCAGCGGCGCTTCTCTCGATTTCGGCCTCAACCTCGGTGCCGGTGTGTTCAGCGCTGACAGCACCGGGTTCGGCGGCCGTCCGGACGAGGACAATACCGGCTGGTCAGAGTATTATGTGATGCCGATTCTCAAAGGTTCTTATGACACAGGTGAGTTCGGCATGTTCTATGGTGAGCTGGCCTATGCCGGTGCCCGCACCCTGGGGGACGGCGATCTCGCTGATCCTTTCCCGGGGGGCAGTCCTGAGGTTGGTTTCACCGACGGCGATTCCAAGGGCTGGGAGTCCGAGCGGGCCTATGTCGGTTGGCGCTCAGGCAGCCTGTTTCAATCCCTGGGCGAAGACGCCATCGATATCTCCGTCGGCGAGCAGGATTTCTCTATCGGTGACGGCTTTCTGATCATGGACGGTCAGTTCGATTACAAGGATGGCGCCTACTGGCTGGCACCGCACAGTTCCTTCGACCAGGCGGCGGTGATCAACATCAACACTCAGCCGGTGCGCGGCGACCTGTTCTATCTCAAATCCGATGCGGATCAGGGCGATACTGAACTCTACGGTGTCAACGTCGAGCATATCAACGAGACCCTGGGGACCGTAGGCGCAAGTTATTTCAAAATCACCGACTCAGACTACAGCAACCGTGATGGGATGGATGTCTACAGCGTGCGCGGGCAGGGGACGCCTTTTGCCAACCTGGGCGCCGAAGACCTTTTTCTGGCCGGCGAGTATGTCTACCAGGGCGGCGGTGACGATCTGGATGTCGATGCTCATGGCTGGTACGGTGAGGCAGGCTACACCTTCTCTAACTGCCCCTGGAACCCGACCCTGAGCTACCGTTATGCTTTCTTCAGCGGGGATGATGAGGATAGCAGCGATTATGAAGCCTTCGATCCGCTCTTCTACGGCTTCAGCCGCGGCTGGGGCACCCATTACATGGGTGAGATCGTCGGTGAATACTACCTGTTCAACAGCAACCAGCAAGTTCACATGGTGCATCTCAATGCGCTGCCTACGGAGAAGCTCTCTACCGGTGTGCTCTATTATGACTTCACCCTCGATGAGAAAACCGAGGGCCGCAATGACCATTTTGCCCAGGAAGTAAACCTGTACGCCGACTATACCGTCAATGACCACCTCTATCTCTCGGCAGTTTTCGCATATGCGACCCCGGAAGATGCCGCCGAGGAATTGTACGGCAGCGACGACATGAAGTTGTTCCAGGTCGCTGCATTCGTCACATTCTAAAAAGAAATACCGTAACGGCGATTATAAAAAAGGGGACAGGCTGCTTTATCCAAAAGCAGCCTGTCCCCTTTTTTTCTGTCCCCTTTTTTTCGAGTGAGGAGTGAGGGGTAGAATCGTGATCGAAATCAGTTTTTTACGCTTTTTCTCTTCACTCTTTACGCCTCACCCCTCACCCCTCACGGATTCAGGTTGTTACGCAGTGATCAGAGAGTGTTTTTGCTTGCCGCACCCTGGCTGCCGCGCCGACTGCGCTGGCGGCGGTTGACGCCGGTGGGTTGCGCACCGGCGGGGCGACCGGCCTGATCGGCCTGCTGGCGCCGAGTCGTATTGGCAGAAGCAGGGGAGCTTTTTCTGCCGTTTCCTGCGGCGGCAGCCTTGCGGGGCCGGTTCGGTTGGCGCGGCGGACGGGCGAATTCGCGATCTTTCTGGGGCGCCGGGCTGTTGTAGTCAAAGCTGTCAAGCTTGTGTCGCTCGACGCTTTTGCCGAGTGTGCGCTCGATGGCTTTGACCATCGCCCCGTCATCGCCGGTCACCAGGGTGAAGGCGTCGCCGCTGCGCGCGGCGCGCCCGGTGCGGCCGATCCGGTGAATGTAGGCTTCCGGGGTGTCGGGAATGTCGTAGTTGATTACATGCGAAACCTGGCTGACGTCGATGCCGCGAGCGGCAATGTCGGTGGCCACCAGAATCTGGAAGCTGCCGTCGCGAAACCCTTCAAGAGCGGCCTGGCGCTTGTTCTGCGAAAGGTTGCCCTGCAGGGATGCGGCGCGGTAGCCGGCCTTGTCCAGCTTTTCGCCGAGGCGTTTGGCGCGATGCTTGGTGCGGGTAAAGATCAGAACCGAGCCCGTATTGGCCTTCTGTAGCAGTTCAAGCAGCAGAGGGGTCTTGAGGTGCTGCGAAACCGGATAGAGGGCGTGACTCACCGTGGTGGCCGGGGCGACGGTGCCGACCTGAACGGTCACCGGATCGCTCAGGACTTCCTGCGCCAGATGCTTGATTTCATCGGGCATAGTCGCCGAAAAAAGGAGCGTCTGCCGTTGCCGGGGCAGATGCTTGAGAATGCGGCGAATCGCCGGGAAAAAGCCCATGTCGAACATCTGATCGGCTTCGTCGAGGACCAGCACATCGAGATTGGAGAGGTCGATGGTGCCCTGTTCGATATGATCGAGCAGGCGTCCCGGGCAGGCGACCACGATTTCAGTGCCCTGCTTGAGCTTTTTGATCTGCGGGTTGATGCCTACGCCGCCATATACCGTCGCGCTGCGCAGGCGGGTCTCACGGCCCAGCGTAATGAAGTTGTCGTTGATCTGCTCGGCCAACTCGCGTGTCGGTGCAATGACCAGGGCGCGCACGCAGTTGCGCTTGCCCTTTGTCAGACGATCGAGGATAGGCAGTGCGAAGGCGGCGGTTTTGCCAGTGCCGGTCTGGGCAAGCCCCATAACGTCCCGTCCGTCAAGCACCTTGGGGATGGCCTGCTCCTGAATGGGAGTCGGGGTGTCGTAGCCTGCGGCCTTGATGCCGGCAGAAACCTGGGGTTGGAATGCGAATGCGGAAAAACTCATGATGTATCTTGATCCTTATATTCAACGTCGAACTTCAGCGTCATATCGGCCGTGCCGCGGCTGTCGCCGGCGGAGTGAGGTGGCCCCAGGTGTGTTGCGTCCTGGCCTGTTCCCTTGAAGGGCTGAAAATCGAGGGTGATGAGAGAGGTGTCGCACAATAAAAAAGCCCCGGAGGATTCCGGGGCTGACGATTGTGATTCGTTTTTTTCCGGGAACAGCATGTTTACCTGGCGAAGAGTATCAGTTCTCCTGTTGGAATGTCAAGTTTCATCGCATTTATGGTCTGTTGGCAATGCGTGAAATTGATAGGCGTCAGGAGGTCATGCGGGTGGTGGGCGCATCGAGAGGCAGCCCTTTTTCGGTGGCGCGGGAGAAATCCTCACGGCTGTCGAGGTGGAAGATTTCCGTGCGGTTGCGGCCGTTGCGCTTTGCAGCATAGAGAGCACAGTCCGCCTGTTCGATAAGCAGGTGCGGATCCCGCAGGTCGCCCGAGGCGCAGCTGATGCCGACGCTGACGGTCAGCGGCTGGCGGAAATGACTGTAGCTGCGCGCCAACTCGGCGATCTCGCCATGTACGCGTTCGGCCAGGATACGGGCGCTGGGAATGGGCGTATCGGGCAGCACCAGTGCAAACTCCTCCCCGCCGTAGCGAAAGGCCATGTCGGATTTCCGCACCGTCTGCCGCAGCACGCGGGCGATCGCCTGCAGCACCGTATCGCCGAGCTGGTGCCCGTAGGTGTCATTGATCCATTTGAAATGGTCGACGTCGATCAGCAGCAGCGAGAAGGGCGTATCGGTGCGGGTGCTGCGCGCCGCCTCCGATTCAAGGGTTACGTCGAAAAAGGCGCGGTTGCACAAACCGGTAAGGCTGTCGGTCAGGGCCATGCGTGCCAGGTCTGCGCGAGCCTTGCGCAGATTTCTCAGCGAAGTTCTTGTCTTGAGGCGGGCCCGGATGCGGGCTTCGATCTCGCGGCGCGGTACGCGGAAGCTCAGGGCGTCGTCAGCGCCAAGCTCAAGGGCGGCCACGCGGTTATCCACATCATACTCTTCAGTAAAGACCATGACCTGGATGTCTTTCCAGGCATCGCGTTTAGACAGGTCCTTGAGCCAGAGCAGGTCGCCTTCATGGTCACGACGCGCGCTGCTGAAGATAATGTCGACGCCTTTTTCCTCCAGCGCAGCCATCAGCTCCTGTTCATTGCGGCAGCGCAGAACCGATTCGAACTGGCCGGTGCAGGCGGACATTGCAGCAAGGGCGTCAAGGTGATCGGTCGAATGAGCGAAAATGAGTGCCTGAGGCTTCATAGGGCTCCGTCCTTTGGCGGCTTGCGTTCAAGCCGTGAAGCAAGTTGGTTTGCGGCATTGCGGTCTTCAATATACGTATCGACAGGACTGTCTATAAAAATTAGCGAAATCTCAGATTTTATGTATGATTTTTGTTCGTCCCATTATAGGGAAATCGACGGAAAAATCATTAAAGAATCGACCTGCCCGTGTCGATAAGTCTGGCATGAATATTGTGCCTCCCGTTTCATTGCCTCAGATCGTGGTTCATCCCGCTTCGCAGCCGGCTCATCTCAGTGGTGAGGAGCGGCGCAACGATCTGCTCATGCATCAGATGATCCGTGCCACCGTGCAGGAAGGGGGGCAGGAAAAAGCACTGCTGCAATTCGGCGACCGTACACTCTGGGTGCAGAGCAAGGTGGTTTTGCGTGCCGGGGAGCAGCTTAATCTGCAGGTGGTGGAAACTCACCCGGAATTAAAGCTGAGAATTCTTGATTCGGGACTGCTCGAACGACTGGGGCGTTCTCTCTACCTGCTGAGCGATAAAC
Protein-coding sequences here:
- a CDS encoding ABC transporter substrate-binding protein, yielding MKNCFSRRMFVVFALVLSLAAGPAAAADEVRFVSVSWTGVTVKTEIGVRIMQALGYESSNTMVSVPIAYKAMEMNDADIFLGNWMPSMATVANKFFERGTVVKYVANMPGAKYTLAAPSYVVDGGLKDFSDIARYADKLNHKIYGIEEGNDGNKVIEEMIEQDMFDLGDFELIPSSEAGMLAQVKAFTQQDKWVVFLGWAPHYMNEIIDMKYLTGSTAETFGDNDGTATVYTNIRKGFDKETPNVANFLQQFIFPIPMMNEIMATLHENDGLKPYQAGMHWVAQHPEIYRGWLEGIKTLDGEPALPAFERYLEEEGPFAEL
- a CDS encoding alginate export family protein — translated: MLNNVMRSLMIFFTALTVFLTPALAMADINLYERSGASLDFGLNLGAGVFSADSTGFGGRPDEDNTGWSEYYVMPILKGSYDTGEFGMFYGELAYAGARTLGDGDLADPFPGGSPEVGFTDGDSKGWESERAYVGWRSGSLFQSLGEDAIDISVGEQDFSIGDGFLIMDGQFDYKDGAYWLAPHSSFDQAAVININTQPVRGDLFYLKSDADQGDTELYGVNVEHINETLGTVGASYFKITDSDYSNRDGMDVYSVRGQGTPFANLGAEDLFLAGEYVYQGGGDDLDVDAHGWYGEAGYTFSNCPWNPTLSYRYAFFSGDDEDSSDYEAFDPLFYGFSRGWGTHYMGEIVGEYYLFNSNQQVHMVHLNALPTEKLSTGVLYYDFTLDEKTEGRNDHFAQEVNLYADYTVNDHLYLSAVFAYATPEDAAEELYGSDDMKLFQVAAFVTF
- a CDS encoding DEAD/DEAH box helicase, which encodes MSFSAFAFQPQVSAGIKAAGYDTPTPIQEQAIPKVLDGRDVMGLAQTGTGKTAAFALPILDRLTKGKRNCVRALVIAPTRELAEQINDNFITLGRETRLRSATVYGGVGINPQIKKLKQGTEIVVACPGRLLDHIEQGTIDLSNLDVLVLDEADQMFDMGFFPAIRRILKHLPRQRQTLLFSATMPDEIKHLAQEVLSDPVTVQVGTVAPATTVSHALYPVSQHLKTPLLLELLQKANTGSVLIFTRTKHRAKRLGEKLDKAGYRAASLQGNLSQNKRQAALEGFRDGSFQILVATDIAARGIDVSQVSHVINYDIPDTPEAYIHRIGRTGRAARSGDAFTLVTGDDGAMVKAIERTLGKSVERHKLDSFDYNSPAPQKDREFARPPRQPNRPRKAAAAGNGRKSSPASANTTRRQQADQAGRPAGAQPTGVNRRQRSRRGSQGAASKNTL
- a CDS encoding GGDEF domain-containing protein; the protein is MKPQALIFAHSTDHLDALAAMSACTGQFESVLRCRNEQELMAALEEKGVDIIFSSARRDHEGDLLWLKDLSKRDAWKDIQVMVFTEEYDVDNRVAALELGADDALSFRVPRREIEARIRARLKTRTSLRNLRKARADLARMALTDSLTGLCNRAFFDVTLESEAARSTRTDTPFSLLLIDVDHFKWINDTYGHQLGDTVLQAIARVLRQTVRKSDMAFRYGGEEFALVLPDTPIPSARILAERVHGEIAELARSYSHFRQPLTVSVGISCASGDLRDPHLLIEQADCALYAAKRNGRNRTEIFHLDSREDFSRATEKGLPLDAPTTRMTS